In Bacillus sp. (in: firmicutes), the genomic window GTGTCATTTTCGGTGGAAATAAATAAGATTGTCGAAAATTGAACCTACTTGACGAGGAGAGTCTATTAGAGATAAAATTTATTGAGATAGCTATTGTCGTGTTTGTCGAAAAGTATCAATAGCTGTCTTTTTTATTTCAGCTAGATTTTATAGCGAAACAATTGAAGGTGAAGGAAGTTGGAACATTTATTTGGTCAAGGGTGGGAAATCAGGCCAGCAGGAGGAGCAACTGGAGAAGCTTTTTTTGCCCAATATCAAGAGCAAAAATTGTTTTTAAAACGAAATTCCTCACCATTTTTAGCTGTACTCTCCGCTGAAGGCATTGTCCCTAAATTAATTTGGACAAAGCGACTTGAAAATGGAGATGTGATTACAGCTCAAGAATGGTTAAATGGCCGGGAATTAGAACCCAATGAAATGAAGCATGAACGAGTGGCAAGGCTACTTAAAAAAATACACAGCTCAAGTCCCTTGTTGACGATGTTGAAACGGCTAGGGAAGACACCTTTTGAACCAGAAATGATGCTAGCTGAAGTGGAAACGAGATTAGATCGAGAAACGTATCAAATCTCGATTGTTCAGCAAGCCATTCAATTTTTACAAAAGGAGTTACCTTGCATTAAGCCGGATGAATACGTCGTTTGTCACGGGGATGTGAATCATAACAATTGGTTATTGTCTGAACGTGATGAGCTTTATTTAATTGATTGGGATGGAGCGATGATTGCTGATCCAGCCATCGATATCGGCCTGTTGCTTTATTGGTATATTAATGAAGAGCAATGGGAAGAATGGCTTTCCCAGTATGGCTTGCCGTTAACGAAGGAGTTAAAGGTTCGGATGAAATGGTACGTCATCTCCCAAACGCTATTATCAATCCAATGGCATAAAGATAAAGGGCGCGTTCGGGAAATGCACTATTGGATTGATTATTTGCATTCCATTTTATAAAAGTTGATTCATTCCATCGATCCATTGCGATAACTGATTTTGGTTTGAATGAATATGCACTTTTAAATCTGAGGAATTCTTCCCATCTTGACTGTATCGATAAATTTCTTGCAATATTGGCTTTATATTTTCATGGATATTTGTATTTACCATTAGAGATTTAATTAATCGTTCCAACTGTTCGCATTCGGCTATCGATCCACAACAATCCATTTGTTGGTTCGTTAATATATCGAGTAACAACTCTATTTGGTTGTTATGTGTTAATGGCATTTGGCCACAACCTTTCATGAAAGATTCGGAATTCACATTTAGCTTGTGAATTCCGTTTTTAATTATTCATGTAAAATCGAATTTCGGCTTGCGCCATAAAAAAAGGCGTGGTATGGTTTGAACGATAAAACGAAAATGAGGTGTCACTATGCGTTTACGGAACAAGCCTTGGGCAAAAGATAAAATCAAACAGTATCCGCAATACATTATTCCTACTCCAGAACAATATAAAGGAAAATGGAACGAACTATTTGGGAATACCAATCCATTGCACATTGAAATTGGGACTGGTAAAGGTCGCTTTATTACCGAAATGGCGAAAGCAAATCCCCATATTAACTATATCGGAATTGAACTGTACGAAAGCGTGATTGTTTCCGCATTGGATCGCTTAATTGAAGCAGAATTACCAAACGTAAAGCTGTTAAATGTAAATGCAAAAGACTTAAAAGAGTATTTTGCAAAAGGCGATGTCGAGCGGATTTACTTAAACTTTTCGGACCCGTGGCCGAAAAAACGACATGCTAAACGTCGGTTAACTTATAAATCTTTCTTAGAAATTTACGAAGATATTCTCGTTGATGAAGGCGAAATTCATTTTAAGACCGACAATCAAGGGTTGTTTGAGTATTCATTGATCAGCTTTTCTGAATATGGGCTCTTATTAAAATTTATTAGTTTAGACTTACACAACAGCGACTTTGAAGGTAATATTATGACCGAATACGAAGAAAAGTTTTCGTCGAAAGGACAACGGATTTATCGCTGTGAAGTGAAATATGTAAAGCGGTAACCGATGGGTCAGCGCCCGTCGGTTTTTTACATTAAAAAATCGGCCCTTCTATCTGAATTTGCTGAATGTTACAATTATAATAGAAAAGGAGGATAGGATAATGGACAAACTCACACACGGTTCATTAACTTTTACATGGTTAAACGGTGGGGTCACTCATTTAGATGGCGGTGCTATGTTTGGGGTTGTTCCAAAACCGCTATGGTCGAAAAAATATCCTTGTAACGAGAACAATCAAATTGAGTTACGGACCGATCCGATTTTTTTTGAATGGAATGGCAAAAAAGTGATGATTGAGTCAAGTATCGGTGTAGGGAAATTAACTGATAAACAAAAACGGAATTATGGAGTTACCGAAGAATCGTCTGTTGATCAAAGTTTGGAACAACTAGGCTTTACACGAGAAGACATTGATATTATTTTAATGACGCATTTGCATTTTGATCATGCATGTGGATTAACGATGTGGGAAGGCGACAAACTTGTTTCGGCTTTTCCAAATGCAAAAATTTATACATCCCGAGTGGAATGGGATGAAATGAGAGATCCGAACATTCGCTCCAGAAATACGTATTGGAAAGAAAACTGGGAGCCCATTGCCGACCAAGTGATTACTTTTGAAGAGGAAATGGAAATTGATGTAGGTTTAAGAATGGTGCATACGGGCGGTCATAGTGATGGGCATGCTATCATTCTCTTGGAGCATGAAGGTGAAACCTTTGTTCATTTAGGAGATTTGTTACCAACCCATGCGCATCGAAATCCGTTATGGGTGTTGGCATTCGATGATTATCCGATGGATTCGATTCACCAAAAGCAAAAATGGATTCCTTATACGATTGAAAAAGATGCATGGATTTTGTTTTATCATGACGCATTTTATCGTGCCATTAAATGGGATGAAGAGGGAAATATCACACAATCCATTCCACGCACAAAATAACCCCCTAGTCTTTCGGGGGTTTTTTGTTTGTTAAATTTTATAAACATCCATAATAGCGCCGGTATAAGCATCCGCTATAAACTCGTATTGCTCCACACCATCAGACACCGTACGGGAGATCCCTCCGCGGTACACTTTCGTTTGTAAAGCCGATTTCGTATACGGTTCCGGTGTTGTCATAATCCAAGAGCCATGTACAGGTCCTTGCGCCTTAAACATTTTTTTAACTTTATTTAGGACGAGTTCAGAAGAAACATACGTTTTTTCATTGATGGCTCGTTTAACGAAATACGTAGCGGCTAATCCTAGAGTGAGACCGTAAATAAATGATTTCCACTTCAATGAATCGTTCCTCCCATCCCTATATTTTGATGAGGATGTATATCCGCACCGAGTTCTCCCATTTATTTTACCATACATATCCTCTCTTATCCTTTACTATAATAAGGATTCATATTTTTCTGATGTTTAACCTTTGTTATGGTTTCGAAAGTTCTGTAAAATAGAACATGTACATAAAAGATAATCGGGAAACTAATGAAAAAAGGAGATTAAACATGAATCACGAACTGTTTAAAACATTAACTGAATTGCCTGGAGCTCCAGGAAATGAACATGCTGTTCGAAAATTTATGCGTGAACAGTTGGAAAAATATGCGGATGAAGTGGTACAAGATCGTCTAGGTAGTATTTTCGGTGTGAAACGAGGTAATGAAGAAGGACCAACGATCATGGTCGCCGGCCATATGGACGAAGTTGGTTTTATGGTGACCTCTATTACGGATAACGGGATGATTCGCTTTCAACCGTTAGGCGGATGGTGGAGCCAAGTATTATTAGCTCAGCGCGTGCAAATTATAACAGACAACGGACCAGTCATTGGTGTCATCGGTTCGATTCCTCCGCATTTGTTGAATGAGGAACAACGAAAAAAACCGATGGAAATGAAAAATATGTTGATTGATATTGGAGCCGATGACCGTGAAGATGCTGAAAAAATTGGTATTAAACCAGGTCAACAAATTGTTCCAATTTGTCCATTTACACCAATGGCTAATAAGAAAAAAATTTTAGCAAAAGCGTGGGACAACCGATACGGATGTGGTTTGTCCATTGAATTGTTAAAAGAATTGAAAGATGAGACATTGCCAAATATTCTTTATTCAGGTGCAACGGTGCAAGAAGAAGTCGGTCTTCGCGGAGCACAAACGGCGGCAAATATGATTAAGCCAGACTTGTTCTTTGCTTTAGATGCAAGTCCAGCGAACGATATGACAGGCGATAAAAAAGAATTCGGTCATTTAGGAAAAGGAGCACTTATTCGTATTTTAGACCGCACGATGGTTACACATAAAGGCTTGCGAGAATTTGTCCTCGATATGGCAGAAACGCACGATATTCCATACCAATATTTCGTGTCTGCGGGTGGCACGGATGCTGGACGCGTTCATACGTCTAACGACGGGGTACCTAGTGCGGTCATTGGTATTTGCTCACGCTATATTCATACACATGCGTCCATTATTCATGTAGACGATTATATAGCGGCGAAAGAGTTGCTCATTCGTCTTGTGAAAGCGTGTGATGCATCGACCGTTGAGACCATTAAACAAAACGGTTAATGAAAAGGGAGATACCGGGGTAACCCGGTTTCTTTTATCCTGATAGAAAGCAGGGATGTCATTATGCTGATTGCCATTGGTTCAACAAATCGAACGAAAGTACAGGCAGTGAAAAAAATTTGCTCGCATCATTGGAAGGACGTCACATTCCTAGAAGTGAAGGCACCTTCTCAAGTAAACGACCAACCATTTTCCGATGAAGAGACAATTAAAGGAGCCATTCATCGAGCCCAATATTGTCTAGAACATACGGATGCCTCCCTTGCCTTTGGATTAGAAGGTGGAGTAGCGGAAACACCGTTTGGCCTGTTTCTTTGTAATTGGGGGGTACTTTTAACAAGAGAAGGAAAAGAGTATATTGCCGGGGGAGCTCGGATACGTTTACCGGAAGCGATTGCTGAGAGGTTAAGAAAAGGGGAAGAATTAGGTCCAGTGATGGATGATTATAGCCAACAAACTGGAGTGAGATTTAAAGAAGGGGCGGTTGGCATTTTAACTGGGGGACTTATTACCCGTGATGTGATGTACGAACATATCGTGCAATTATTAGTAGGTCAGTGGAAACAAAAACGTGGAGGGTGTTAATTGGCCCTCCACGTATTAAATTTTTATTCTTCAAACACATAGGAAAGGACGTCTAAGGCTTGGTCAATCGTTTCGACGGTAACATTTGCTTTTCGAGAAAGTTCTTTTAACGGATGATGAAGGGATGCTGGACGAATTAATATGAGCGGTTTTCCAAGGGTAGCTGCTGCACTCGCATCCATGGCCGTATTCCATTGCTTATATTTTTCACCAAATAGCGCAATGACAACATCCGCTTTTTGCATTAAAATTTGAGTCCGTAAATTGTTGATGCTAGATGCGGCTTCGTCACGATAAATCGGATTCGGTTGTGGACCTAAAATCTCTTCACCGATGAGATCCGAACGGTCGTGATTTTCCATCGGACCGACAAAGCGTAGTGGGAGGTTTTTCGCTTCTGCTTTTTCTTTTAATTGTTTTCGCCAATCACTATGAATTTCTCCAGCTAAATAGACGGTTAATTCCACGGGAATCCCTCCATATGTTGAATTTTTCATAATATTGTATCATATAAGCTCGGATGGTTCATGGATTCTTTTATGCTAGTTGTCAAATTATCCAGAACAGTTGTATGATTAAAAAAGTGAATGTGTACGAGGAGGCAAATCGATGAAGAAGCTGTTTTTATTTTTCCTCATCCTGTCAATGATGTTAGCCGGTTGCAGTATGAGCGAGGCTGATGTAAAAAGTAAGGCTCCTTTAAAGGTTCAAAGTGAACTTGCGAAGGAAGGAATGGAGCCAAATGAAAAAATCGGTTCGTATCAACTATTTTTACCGTTTGGCATGAAAGTGAAAGAGAACACAAAAAATAATATATTTTTAAAAAAAGGCTCTCAAACATATCTGTTGTTTATCAATAAAAACGAAGGGCTCGATAGCCAAGTATTGTATCAACAATCCACAATGCAAGATGATAATGTAATCGTCAATGAAACTTTTGAAAAAGAAGGAAAGTTCGGCTACTTGCTTGTTACAAAGGTTCAAGAAAAAGAATATGAAGTGATCGTGGGAATTGGCGGAATAAAGATGACAACTGTAACAACATTAAACGATGTTGTAGAACAAGCAGAACTTATGATGCGTGTCGTGGATTCCATTCAATGGTCGTAAATGATGAAGGAGGTTCGTTTTAAGGGCCTCTTTTTTATTTTGCTCTGTTAAACGATACTGTTTATATTTATACATTTCGCTTGTGGCGGACGCTTTCCGCGGGCAAGCCGCAAGCCGCTTCCCTCGCTACGCTCAAGTAACGGTCTTGCGGCTTCTTGTTCCCGCTGAAGTCGCCGCTTTTCGCTTCAGTGCTAAAAATCAACAATGAAATATAACATAGCCTTTATTTTAAAAATTGGAGAAATTCTTAAGGGAAACTGGACAAATTTGTATAAAATCAAAAAAGATGATAGACAAATTAAACAGGTGTCTTTACACTAGTAATGTATCAAAAAGAAGGAGGAATGTCGATGAAAGCATTTTTACAGAAAAAATGTGTGCATTTATCGGCAAAAGTGTATTTTGTCGATGCGCTTAGTTATATGGCACTCGGTTTATTTGGTTCTTTAATTATCGGACTTATTATAAAAACGATTGGTGTTCAATTAGGATTGCCTTTTTTTACTGAAATGGGTACGCTGGCGATGAGCTTATTGGGTCCTGCTATCGGGGCTGCGGTAGCGTACGGGCTTGGTGCACCGCCGCTTGTGTTATTTGCAGCTGTCGTGACAGGGGCGGCGGGAGCGACACTTGGAGGACCTGCAGGAAGCTTTGTTGCTGCATTAATTTCGACGGAAATCGGTAAGTTAGTCAGTAAAGAAACAAAAATTGATATTATTTTAACTCCGTTTGTAACGATTTTTGTTGGATATGCCGTCGCCTCTTTTATTGGCCCTGAAATTGATGCATTTATGAAAATGTTTGGTAGTTGGATTAGCTGGGCGACAGAACAACGACCGATTGTGATGGGAATGCTTGTGGCGATATTAATGGGCTGGGCGTTAACCGCTCCGATTTCGAGTGCGGCCATTGCGATCATGCTTGATTTAAGCGGAATTGCTGCCGGGGCAGCGACCATTGGATGTAGTGCACAAATGATTGGTTTTGCCGTAAGTAGCTATCGTGAAAACAAATTCGGTGGCTTCCTTGCCCAAGGATTAGGGACATCGATGCTGCAAGTACCAAACATTGTTCGTAATCCGTTGATTTTAATCCCACCTACCGTAGCCGGACTTGTTCTTGCCCCAATCGGAACAACGGTTTGGGTGATGGAAAATGTGGCGGCAGGCGCTGGAATGGGAACGAGCGGCTTAGTTGGTCAAATTATGACCCTTGAGACGATGGGCTTCTCTGTTGATGTCTTAATGAAAGTTCTTCTGTTGCATTTTGTTGGACCTGCCGTCATTAGCCTGTTAATATCAGAATATATGAGAAAGAAAGGCTGGATTAAACCAGGTCAAATGACCATTCAAACAGGAGGAAATTAACATGGAAAAATTAATATCGATTGAACAATTCCAACAAATAAAAGAAGAAGGAAAGACGATTTTCCTCTTTTCAGCAGATTGGTGTCCAGATTGTCGCTTTATTGAACCAGTATTACCTGAAATTGAAAATAAGTATACGGACTACCAATTTGTTTACGTTGACCGTGATCAATTCATTGACTTATGTGCTGAACTAGATGTGTTTGGCATTCCAAGCTTTATTGCCTATGAAAACGGCAAAGAAATCGGTCGATTCGTCAGCAAAGATCGGAAAACGAAAGAAGAGATTGAACAATTTATCGAAAGCTTATAATTATTCGCCGTGATTTTATATCACGGCTTTTTTTATTTTGTTCGAACAAAAAATTAGTGTAAAATGGATGGGGTAGTACATCGCCTATCTCCTAAGAGGAGGTTTTTTTCTTGAATGTGAGAACATTAAAAAATAAACTACAAAAACGGTTGGAACATCCAGAGCGGACCTTCCATTTTGATTCCAAAAAAGATACGTTGCGAATTGAAAATACGGAAACTCAAAAAGGAATTACGATTTCGTTACCACCCATTGTAGCAAAATGGGAAGATGTTGGGGACAAAGCCATCGATGAAGTGGTCTATTATGTGGAAGAAGCACTTAGCGTCATGGGAAAAGAGCAAACAGTGAATGATGAGGAAAAAAAGATTTTCCCTGTCATTCGCTCGACCTCATTTCCTAAAGAGGCGAAGGAAGGGGTTTCATTCGTATACGATGACCATACAGCTGAAACCCGGATTTATTATGCGCTCGATTTAGGTTCGACGTATCGACTGATCGATGTTGAATGGCTCGAAAAGAAGGGATGGAGTCATGAACATGTGCGTCAAACCGCCTTGTTCAATGTCCGATCTTTACCGACACCGGTGAAAAAAGATGAAGTAGCCGGAAACGTGTTTTACTTTTTAAATACAAATGATGGGTACGATGCAAGCCGTATTTTAAACCAATCCTTTTTAAAAGAAATGGAACGGAAAATCAAGGGTACGATGGCGATTGCCGTTCCACATCAAGATGTTCTCATTTTTGCGGATATTCAAAATGACCAAGGATATGACGTCCTCGCCCAATTAACAATGAGTTTCTTTACAAATGGGCATGTTCCAATTACGGCACTTTCCTTCTTATACGAAGAAGGGGAACTTGAACCGATTTTTATTTTAGGTAAAAATCGTAAACGATGAAAGGAGATACTGAAATGAACGTTTTTTATAACAAAGAAGGAATTGGGGATACGCTCATTATTACGTTAAAAGATGTGGCTAAAGACGATTATGCTTACGAAAAGAAAGGAAATGTTGTACGCATTTATAAAGAAGAGACGAACGAAACAACTGGGTTCAACATTTTCTCGATTTCTGAGTATATGACCATCGAAGCTAATGGAACGGTCGAATTGAACGAAGAAATGTTACATAAAATCAATGACATAATTAAAGAAGCTGGCTTTGATGAAACGCTCAATACGGACTTGTCTCCTAAATTTGTTGTTGGCTATGTGAAAGAAAAAGTGAAGCATCCGAATGCCGATAAATTAAGCATCTGCCAAGTGGATGTTGGCAATGAAGTACTACAAATTGTCTGCGGCGCACCAAACGTGGATACTGGTCAAAAAGTTGTTGTCGCTAAAATTGGTGCGGTTATGCCGAGTGGAATGGTCATTAAACATGCAGAACTGCGAGGCGTTCCTTCTAGCGGGATGATTTGTTCTGCACGCGAATTAAATTTACCAAATGCTCCACAAGAAAAAGGCATTCTTGTATTATCAGATGAATATGAGGTTGGTCAACGTTTCAATTTTAATCTCGCTTGACATACATCGGGGGACATGTCTCCCGATTTTTTTATTTCATTCGAGTATGCTGGTTGATCCATAGGAAAACGAACATCATGGTGAAAAAAATGGACAATGAACGCCATTCAATCAAAATCGGTCTAATGTCTTAAAAATATAGGTGGAAAGGCATTTTTTTCACCTATTATTGGATTCCTTTCCCACAAAAGGCGTGAAATTGTTAAAATAGTAGTGAATACAACAGAAAGAGTGATTACATATGAATTGGTTAAAGAAAATGATCGCCTTTTTCAAAGCGGAAGATATATATGAATCAATTGAAGAAGTTGCTCCGGCGAAAGAACAACCAATCCAAATAACGCAACAGATTGAAAAGAAAAAAGATATAGAAGCCCGAGTGGCTTACCACTATCCGAAAGGGCAATTTCGGTTTCCGCTCATTCCAGATGAGGAACCAAAGCGAAAGCGTCCACCGCGAAAGGCATCACATGTAAAAGAAGAAAGAAACACTCGTCCTGTGTCAAGTTCAGAATTATCATCAACATCGGAACGAAAGGAATCAATCTCCGTTCAACGTAAGCCGTTTCAGCCGACGGAAATTCCTTCACCGATCTATGGATTTCAGCGTCCAAAACAATTGCAAACGGTGGAGCCGATGTTTAGAAAAGCTCAAGAGGTAGAACCGGCATCTAAGCCGATTTTGGAGGAAGTGGTCACCCAAACTAAAAATGAAAATGAACATGTAATGCCGGTGACCGAATCAATTTCACACCAATATGAACAAGAAACGACCGTTTATCAAGAAAAACCATTTGAACATCCTGTCGCCAAGGAAGCTGGACGACAAGCTACCAAAATCGTGAAGAACGACGTAGAACAGCGTGAACAACCGGTTGAACAACTGCAACCAAAGGCAATAGAACTAAAAGACGAAACCGAGGTAACAGTCCAAGAACCCCAAATTGCAGCTGAAAAGCTAGAAAAAGAACGGCCACGACGAAAAACGATTCCGTTTAACGTTATCATGTTAAAGCAAGATAAAGAACGGTTACAAAAACAGTCACCTATCCAACAAACTAAACGTCCAATAGAAAAACAAGATGAAAGACAACCAGCGCCGTCTTCTCAGCCGACCCATACGAAGGTAAGTAACGAAGGAGATTACCACTTACCGTCGATTCACTACTTAACCCCACCTGTTCAAACGACCGTTGATAAAGAATGGGTAAACAAGCAAGCCCATCTTCTAAATGATACGTTAAAAAACTTTAACGTACGGGCGAAAGTCGTTCACGTTACTCAAGGTCCATCGGTAACAAGATTTGAAGTACAGCCGGAACCTGGGGTGAAAGTCAATAAAATTACAAATTTAGCAGATGATATTAAATTAAGTTTAGCTGCTAAAGATATTCGAATTGAAGCACCGATACCTGGAAAGCATACGATCGGAATTGAAGTACCCAATCGGCAAAGTCGTCCGGTATTTTTAAGTGAAATCATCGGTAAGCCCATGTTCCAAGAAAACGAATCCCCGTTAACGGTAGCACTTGGATTAGATATCGCCGGTCAGCCGGTTATTGCTGATTTGCAAAAAATGCCTCACGGGTTAATTGCTGGAGCGACCGGTTCAGGGAAAAGTGTATGTATTAACACAATGTTAGTTAGTCTATTATTTAAAGCTACACCAGAACAGCTCCGGTTATTGTTAATTGATCCGAAAATGGTGGAACTCGCTCCGTATAACCGAATTCCACACTTGATTAGTCCAGTCATTACCGATGTGAAAGCAGCGACAGCAGCTTTAAGATGGGCGGTTGAAGAAATGGAACGTCGCTATGAACTATTTGCCCAGATCGGAGCTCGTGATTTAAAACGCTATAATCAGCTAGCTGAGAGGGAAGGTCGTGAACATCTCCCATACATTGTGATCGTCATTGATGAATTAGCAGATTTAATGATGGTTTCACCAGCAGATGTCGAAGAAGCGATTTGTCGAATTGCTCAAAAAGCTCGGGCGTGCGGCATTCACTTAATTGTTGCAACACAGCGACCTTCCGTTGATGTCATTACCGGTTTAATTAAAGCGAATATCCCGACACGAATTGCTTTTTCCGTTTCCTCACAAGCAGATTCACGAACCATTATTGATATGGGCGGAGCAGAAAA contains:
- a CDS encoding phosphotransferase family protein, which produces MEHLFGQGWEIRPAGGATGEAFFAQYQEQKLFLKRNSSPFLAVLSAEGIVPKLIWTKRLENGDVITAQEWLNGRELEPNEMKHERVARLLKKIHSSSPLLTMLKRLGKTPFEPEMMLAEVETRLDRETYQISIVQQAIQFLQKELPCIKPDEYVVCHGDVNHNNWLLSERDELYLIDWDGAMIADPAIDIGLLLYWYINEEQWEEWLSQYGLPLTKELKVRMKWYVISQTLLSIQWHKDKGRVREMHYWIDYLHSIL
- a CDS encoding YtzH-like family protein, encoding MPLTHNNQIELLLDILTNQQMDCCGSIAECEQLERLIKSLMVNTNIHENIKPILQEIYRYSQDGKNSSDLKVHIHSNQNQLSQWIDGMNQLL
- the trmB gene encoding tRNA (guanosine(46)-N7)-methyltransferase TrmB is translated as MRLRNKPWAKDKIKQYPQYIIPTPEQYKGKWNELFGNTNPLHIEIGTGKGRFITEMAKANPHINYIGIELYESVIVSALDRLIEAELPNVKLLNVNAKDLKEYFAKGDVERIYLNFSDPWPKKRHAKRRLTYKSFLEIYEDILVDEGEIHFKTDNQGLFEYSLISFSEYGLLLKFISLDLHNSDFEGNIMTEYEEKFSSKGQRIYRCEVKYVKR
- a CDS encoding MBL fold metallo-hydrolase is translated as MDKLTHGSLTFTWLNGGVTHLDGGAMFGVVPKPLWSKKYPCNENNQIELRTDPIFFEWNGKKVMIESSIGVGKLTDKQKRNYGVTEESSVDQSLEQLGFTREDIDIILMTHLHFDHACGLTMWEGDKLVSAFPNAKIYTSRVEWDEMRDPNIRSRNTYWKENWEPIADQVITFEEEMEIDVGLRMVHTGGHSDGHAIILLEHEGETFVHLGDLLPTHAHRNPLWVLAFDDYPMDSIHQKQKWIPYTIEKDAWILFYHDAFYRAIKWDEEGNITQSIPRTK
- a CDS encoding M42 family metallopeptidase, which produces MNHELFKTLTELPGAPGNEHAVRKFMREQLEKYADEVVQDRLGSIFGVKRGNEEGPTIMVAGHMDEVGFMVTSITDNGMIRFQPLGGWWSQVLLAQRVQIITDNGPVIGVIGSIPPHLLNEEQRKKPMEMKNMLIDIGADDREDAEKIGIKPGQQIVPICPFTPMANKKKILAKAWDNRYGCGLSIELLKELKDETLPNILYSGATVQEEVGLRGAQTAANMIKPDLFFALDASPANDMTGDKKEFGHLGKGALIRILDRTMVTHKGLREFVLDMAETHDIPYQYFVSAGGTDAGRVHTSNDGVPSAVIGICSRYIHTHASIIHVDDYIAAKELLIRLVKACDASTVETIKQNG
- a CDS encoding DUF84 family protein; protein product: MLIAIGSTNRTKVQAVKKICSHHWKDVTFLEVKAPSQVNDQPFSDEETIKGAIHRAQYCLEHTDASLAFGLEGGVAETPFGLFLCNWGVLLTREGKEYIAGGARIRLPEAIAERLRKGEELGPVMDDYSQQTGVRFKEGAVGILTGGLITRDVMYEHIVQLLVGQWKQKRGGC
- a CDS encoding YtoQ family protein, which produces MELTVYLAGEIHSDWRKQLKEKAEAKNLPLRFVGPMENHDRSDLIGEEILGPQPNPIYRDEAASSINNLRTQILMQKADVVIALFGEKYKQWNTAMDASAAATLGKPLILIRPASLHHPLKELSRKANVTVETIDQALDVLSYVFEE
- a CDS encoding PTS sugar transporter subunit IIC codes for the protein MKAFLQKKCVHLSAKVYFVDALSYMALGLFGSLIIGLIIKTIGVQLGLPFFTEMGTLAMSLLGPAIGAAVAYGLGAPPLVLFAAVVTGAAGATLGGPAGSFVAALISTEIGKLVSKETKIDIILTPFVTIFVGYAVASFIGPEIDAFMKMFGSWISWATEQRPIVMGMLVAILMGWALTAPISSAAIAIMLDLSGIAAGAATIGCSAQMIGFAVSSYRENKFGGFLAQGLGTSMLQVPNIVRNPLILIPPTVAGLVLAPIGTTVWVMENVAAGAGMGTSGLVGQIMTLETMGFSVDVLMKVLLLHFVGPAVISLLISEYMRKKGWIKPGQMTIQTGGN
- a CDS encoding thioredoxin family protein, which encodes MEKLISIEQFQQIKEEGKTIFLFSADWCPDCRFIEPVLPEIENKYTDYQFVYVDRDQFIDLCAELDVFGIPSFIAYENGKEIGRFVSKDRKTKEEIEQFIESL
- a CDS encoding DUF1444 domain-containing protein; amino-acid sequence: MNVRTLKNKLQKRLEHPERTFHFDSKKDTLRIENTETQKGITISLPPIVAKWEDVGDKAIDEVVYYVEEALSVMGKEQTVNDEEKKIFPVIRSTSFPKEAKEGVSFVYDDHTAETRIYYALDLGSTYRLIDVEWLEKKGWSHEHVRQTALFNVRSLPTPVKKDEVAGNVFYFLNTNDGYDASRILNQSFLKEMERKIKGTMAIAVPHQDVLIFADIQNDQGYDVLAQLTMSFFTNGHVPITALSFLYEEGELEPIFILGKNRKR
- a CDS encoding DUF4479 domain-containing protein, yielding MNVFYNKEGIGDTLIITLKDVAKDDYAYEKKGNVVRIYKEETNETTGFNIFSISEYMTIEANGTVELNEEMLHKINDIIKEAGFDETLNTDLSPKFVVGYVKEKVKHPNADKLSICQVDVGNEVLQIVCGAPNVDTGQKVVVAKIGAVMPSGMVIKHAELRGVPSSGMICSARELNLPNAPQEKGILVLSDEYEVGQRFNFNLA
- a CDS encoding DNA translocase FtsK; its protein translation is MNWLKKMIAFFKAEDIYESIEEVAPAKEQPIQITQQIEKKKDIEARVAYHYPKGQFRFPLIPDEEPKRKRPPRKASHVKEERNTRPVSSSELSSTSERKESISVQRKPFQPTEIPSPIYGFQRPKQLQTVEPMFRKAQEVEPASKPILEEVVTQTKNENEHVMPVTESISHQYEQETTVYQEKPFEHPVAKEAGRQATKIVKNDVEQREQPVEQLQPKAIELKDETEVTVQEPQIAAEKLEKERPRRKTIPFNVIMLKQDKERLQKQSPIQQTKRPIEKQDERQPAPSSQPTHTKVSNEGDYHLPSIHYLTPPVQTTVDKEWVNKQAHLLNDTLKNFNVRAKVVHVTQGPSVTRFEVQPEPGVKVNKITNLADDIKLSLAAKDIRIEAPIPGKHTIGIEVPNRQSRPVFLSEIIGKPMFQENESPLTVALGLDIAGQPVIADLQKMPHGLIAGATGSGKSVCINTMLVSLLFKATPEQLRLLLIDPKMVELAPYNRIPHLISPVITDVKAATAALRWAVEEMERRYELFAQIGARDLKRYNQLAEREGREHLPYIVIVIDELADLMMVSPADVEEAICRIAQKARACGIHLIVATQRPSVDVITGLIKANIPTRIAFSVSSQADSRTIIDMGGAEKLLGKGDMLYLGNGSSKPVRLQGTFVSDEEIDEIVQHVRKQREPSYLFAQEELMKKSQSFEEEDELFYEACEFVVEQGGASTSSLQRRFRIGYNRAARLIDMMEQHGIISEAKGSKPRDVLISEQDLETILDTSTIS